The genomic segment ATATTCGTATACGTCTCATTTGTACGCGATATGGCCAAAACTATAAAGTAACTCGATGTCGAATAGGTATGTTACTGCAGAAATGACCAACCCGGAAACCGACTTTTCTTTTATTGCCATTTAGTCTACATAAATATTTCCAcaataatgttgaaaataatataatctcattAGACattcaatgtattatttgtacggtgatataaaataggtaaatgaaacaaatatattatgacaattataCCAAGTCATATATTTGTGATAACATTTATTCAAGTTCATCCGATAAACTTCATCTACCATCAAAAACCAATCGCGTCAAATGATggcacaaaaatattatttggtggattaattgtttatacaataattttgtactGCATTAATTgaacttttcaaatttttatttttgaagataatttaagaggatgctacccatggatttgttgtctccgttttacacacatacgacatagcaaattttcgttcactagtttcagtagtgagctgttagttttgatattagagtgatttgacctatcaTTAATttctagataataacattatctgtgcttaaagcgttggcttttattcgatattttaattttcaagcgagatatgagcatttaaaatgtttgatacttcacatacccatatcttgcttgaaaaataaaaattttgaaaaatcggcaacgcttaagcacagataatgttcttacctaaaagttttaaaataggtcagttcactctagtatcaaaactaacagcacactattgaaacttgtgaacgacaatttgccatgtcgtgcgtgtgtaagaccgAGACAACAgatgtatgggtagcgtcctcttaaataattatataaattaattatgtgcATTACAATTAATATCACTAGAAAtaccttaatataattataatacgatattacttattaactgtTACAGTAggcagtataataatttatgttttaatatatggacaaaatatatgtaaatatatttgtcattattctgtcaattatttcttttttaaattaattttctagtgTGTTTTGTTTTGGCTGACTCCccactaaaaatgtatacatacgtATTATCAACAGTCTAAAAACTATAAATCATTATGAGAAAACAAAAATCTCCTTTTAATATAACAgtagaataaaatttaattcacaTTATCTCTTTAAATAATCGTATTTAGGTGAGACAATTATACTTCTTCATTCAAACGTATCAACCGACAAAGGTTTTAATAGTTATCGGTTAGAAAGACAGCGTCGCTCATTAAAAGAAGAATCCatctaagttataaattataatatatttaaataataataataataatagtgtacatAATGTATATGTGTGACAGTGacattgtaatacaatataatataataataatatatataaatacatgtatctcaacataattcatataaaaatgacAGGATTTTTTTATgggcataataattaaaaaacaataaaatataataaaaaaaataaaacgatggTGGGATCATAACTCCGTACagttagttcatttttttttaaaaaccttcaAAAGTActtgcaacaaaataataataataataaagcttaACGATAGATTTGAATTTCAACGAACTGACCGAAAacgtgtgtaatatattttgtgtattctGAAGTCAATCAGAGCAGTAATATCATTAAGTTTCAGATCATTAGTTTGATGTCGATTTTTGCATCCTGTAACGGTTTCTCGTCTTCTCACATTTTttggctaaaattaaaaaaattattattattatcttatgagagtacaaaaaaataaaataaattaatatacttactgATCTTAATCTTGTTGGCTGGACAGTtctgaaaaaaaagaaacaatcgTATATTACGTATCACACATAGTGAAAATGGATATTAATTtaagtgtaattattataagttgaaATGTCGTGTCTTAAATTGTCAATACATCTGACTTATATACGATCATATTATTctgtaaaataaagtaaatggGGCACAAGTAATCACTTGTGAGTTGTATGCTTCAAACGTATAGTTATATacagttatcaattattattaatagtacgGGGCAACTTTTAATGAGAAcatttatgtgtatttaatgGCCAAATAAGTATGCCAGTATTatccaaatattaaaatgtatttttagttcttaagaaaaaaattataatgtattcacttgttgaaaattaaatagatacactattatatattaccttatttgtatttattttttattgtacaaacttatgttaattaatatttggtggGTTATTTAtgaatctaataaatattaacacaaaactATGTATCGTTATCTTAATCATCGAtcatacaataaacaataagatTTGTTTCACCCTAATTTAAGCTTAGAActttaaaagaattttattttacagtttccaaaatattattttcttattgtaaTCACTCAacttattaaagttattaacgTTAATCCCTAACATGACCATTAAGTTACTTCGTCAAAAGttcaaatcaatataataaacttcACATGCTGAGAAAAAATCAGGTTCGCCTATCTTGAGTTTTATtagtgtttaaatattataaagatactacattaaaatattttactcttagataattgtacacataatatgatgcaaatgttaaacaatattatcattataaatacatattacatataatataccaataagcACAAAGgcaatattatgtaccaaaagtcaattattattttaagtttacatttttttcataaatataatataggtttctaataaatgttttataatattaagcagagtacttattatattttaaattgcaaatGCATTTGTGACTTTTCTATATGTAACACGCTCGTTTGATTTTATAACAGTCTAACCTATCAAAAGGAGTACCTAGGTGGTATTGACTGGTTGGTACTTATACTCCACACAAATGATGCTGTAGTTCGAATAAAGAATCGACACAAACTTTTGAAACAGAACGTATATATTTTTCTGTAGTACAATAAAATGTTGCAAAGCTAAAAGCACGAAATATAAAATTGGAGTAAAAAATGCACGTTACAAAATGAACACAAAGTATGTAGCTTAAAAGTTTAAGGTTGAAAAGAGTGTATTGATGCAATGTGAGTACATCTCAAACTGAATTGTAcgcttgaaataatatattggtttattgttgaatattaaattctatagaTGAGTTGTTTAGTTGtatgtatgaaaaattattgtCTAAAATATAAGCACTATATTACAGGTTCATGAAATTCCAAAGACTTATTCACAAATCAATGTTTGGATTTTCATTAGGTCGTTCACGAGATAGGGATGTTGGATTATCATACGCCATGATTCAtgtgaaataatataactattattataccaccTCAGTTTATATGATACTGGTCATTGTTTTCGGGTTACAGaacgaattattaattaataatatgcacttaaaaaaaaaacctaaaataaacaaCAGTGATTTGAACTTACCGATTCGTATTGCAACCACAGACAGTGTTGGAATTGTACGTATACTGGATTGCACACATTTTCTTTATCTTCTGCTGGCCACGGTACTGAAACAAATCGTTTGAtgtcacaataatattgaacaatggACAGTTTcatgtgtatgataatatagtaaagGTCATGTTGTAGgtgcattgtaatattattatgtctgtatTATATGACGTATACATTGTTATTCGGTTGAAAGTATTAAAGTGATTAATCGATAACGCGATAGCGTGATCAGTCGGTTTCAGAGATTCgatttaattaacaaattgACAAATTAATTAGAGTCAAAAGTTTGCatgctacatttttttaaaattcaattcaaaTCAAAGAGCAATAGGTAAATAGAAAAGGGGTTTTGATATGGTATTTATTTGTgcatatttatgaattaataaatgtaataacacaaatattatgctAGTCGTGTACATTATACTGAAGccatcatacaatataatttcatcATCGTCAAATACAGAAAATGGTAAGTACAACAAATAAATGgagtattgtatataaattgatgttttcaataatgtttattataactattattatacttttatgttttCCAACTAATTTCATTACTGaattttcaataacaaatacaaattaactgtcgtatattttaatttagcagTACCTACATCATGTTAttccaaaaaaattgtatgcttgtatattataataatttataacatcatTCAAACCACTACATGTTACTCattttaatattgcaatttactacttgatattttagttcttaaaatgtataagttcaTAGGACactcaatttttaattgtttccatatgtcaataatacattattacaatttattataattttggataatgttttattttaaatatgagacTCGTAGTACCTAAATAACGTCGTCTATTATAGTTAAAAccaacgaaataatattacttattatagggGAATGtagtaaagttattaaaaattataatatcgatataataatgtCACGATAAACatgataaactataaaaaaaaaaaaactagagtAAAAAATATTCGCGTTCACACTGAATGGGTGATGTTTTGAAGCTGGTTCGAGATTTAATATGCGAACTAATTACgatggtaataatttaaaaatctccAGGCTaagaaaaatgtacataataccgGTTTTGAAGGACTTCCGGTGTGCTATCGGTATGTTAACAAACACCGTTAACCATAATGGGGAGTTTGCCCGTTTTCACATGGCTCATATTACAAAGCAGCTTATAATGTGGCAATCGTTTTGCTAGGTATATAGAAAGTGCTCGCACGTGAATAACAGCATTTCTTCaccttttggtttttttttgtgtggaCCGTTAACATTGATGGATTTTCGCTTTAAAACGCATTTGTGATAGAACTAAAAATAGACTTTCATtcatacacaatatttaaacacctagttacattttcaatattatataatttaggagTGTTGAGTTCATcgttaatattagaaaatataggtacttgggAATGTCTACAGTTAACACATATGTGGGAGGGGGTGGTGTGATACTCgagtaacattttcaattttgaataattcacaaaatcatattgaaaaattaaccgCGAATCAATTggagcattttttttatttaaaaaatgtattactaaaatcaactatttttaatttttagaacttacaatataatattattgtattgtccaTGTTATAATAGCACTGACGGTCATGaaaataaccatttttacaAAACGTGACATTTTcattgaagaaaataatttttcaagatAAATAGCTTGCGAGAAAAATTGGATTGAAAAATGCAGGTACACATGCACTCGAGTAAAATATTAACGGTACGTATGGTTGTGAAAATTTGTTTGTCTATGTTTTATAGATagaatttttattgatagttttcatgtgttattatttcgaaaatttgGTTAAAGGCCTTATAGTGCTCACTGCCGTGTAAAATTGCATAcagacaataaaatatgttggtgCACTTACTGTAGGTCTCCTCAAGGCATTTGTCTAAGGCCTTTTGCCCCACTTGTTTCTGCCACTGTTCTTTGAAGACGCTCTTCATTGCGTAATCAGCTATGAACGTTTTGTTCAGTGAACCGTCTTCGGTgagctaaattaatttaaaattctatagtTTTTtacttctattattatatttaatattaatttccataccaaattatttttcttgccGATACATTCGTGAAGGCActgtaacaaaaattaaaaattagtattttaattaaaatacaagaatgcaataattgaattaataaaaaaaacccacaaATTGCTTCTTCTTGGTAATCTTTACAGCTTCAGCGGAAAACAAGTCTTGTTTGGGTGTAGTAGCTGTAAAATCCccaaacagaataatatttaattaagatattttttagtatggactaattaatttataaataaataaattttagttcAACTAATttcaattagtttatttaattaggtacataattgatTACActgtattgatttattttaaaattatcaccaattaaaatgtctaactgtttaaactatttaatatttttaaacctccCATTTGCACGACcactaaattttgaattaaaaataacaaatgttaaaatgtgACTTCAAgacaaaatatgattaaacaTTAGCTGCCTTATGGacatttaatagaaaataaataaaataagagctgataagaaaaatatgattatgattaatattttatcttttaaagcacttttaagttataatttatttataatattttat from the Acyrthosiphon pisum isolate AL4f chromosome X, pea_aphid_22Mar2018_4r6ur, whole genome shotgun sequence genome contains:
- the Obp5 gene encoding odorant-binding protein 5 precursor — its product is MSANSATIKCIAVAAILLQISVIFADAGHHRRGKELLDTEDSDFFRCKQASRKSCCGPENAMKRFGDKDKVAADECYAQVAEKFATVTATTPKQDLFSAEAVKITKKKQFCLHECIGKKNNLLTEDGSLNKTFIADYAMKSVFKEQWQKQVGQKALDKCLEETYIPWPAEDKENVCNPVYVQFQHCLWLQYESNCPANKIKITKKCEKTRNRYRMQKSTSN